A window of the Diorhabda carinulata isolate Delta chromosome 1, icDioCari1.1, whole genome shotgun sequence genome harbors these coding sequences:
- the LOC130899128 gene encoding geranylgeranyl transferase type-2 subunit beta, with product MSDFFVKDVTLQENIPTTILFDKHIDFIKEYGQKESSYDYGMTDYLRVSGMYWGLTALEFMHARPPNKKEISEYIKKCQDPESGGISACINHDPHILHTLSAVQILCIYNNLKAIDVDGVVKYIASLQLRDGSFSGDKWGEVDTRFSFCAVATLSLLNRMDAIDIDKAVEFVLSCKNFDGGFGSRPLSESHAGLIYCCIGFLSITNRLDAVDRDTLAWWLCERQLPSGGLNGRPEKLPDVCYSWWVLSSLTILGRLCWINASSLKNFILACQDTETGGFADRPGDVPDPFHTIFGLAALSLLGHDSVKQVNPTYCMPQEVIDRLQLKPQKL from the exons atgtCGGATTTCTTTGTCAAAGATGTAACCCTCCAAGAAAATATTCCAACTACAATACTTTTTGATAAACATatagattttattaaagaatatgGTCAAAAAGAAAGTAGCTATGACTATGGTATGACCGATTATTTAAGAGTTTCGGGTATGTATTGGGGTCTAACAGCTTTGGAATTTATGCATGCTCGACCCCCTAATAAAAAAGAG atttcggaatatataaaaaaatgtcaagaCCCAGAAAGTGGTGGAATAAGCGCTTGTATTAATCATGATCCCCACATACTACACACTCTTAGTGCAGTGCAGATACTTTGCATTTATAATAATCTTAAAGCTATTGATGTAGATGGTGTAGTAAAATATATAGCAAGTCTCCAATTACGGGATGGTAGTTTTTCAGGAGACAAGTGGGGGGAAGTAGATACTCGGTTCTCATTTTGTGCAGTTGCTACTTTATCACTACTAAATAGAATGGATGCAATTGATATTGACAAAGCAGTTGAGTTTGTGttatcttgtaaaaattttgatggTGGTTTTGGATCTAGACCACTCTCAGAAAGTCATGCAGGTCTTATTTACTGTTGTATTggatttttatcaataactaACAg GTTGGATGCTGTAGATAGAGATACCCTGGCATGGTGGTTGTGTGAAAGGCAATTACCATCTGGTGGTTTGAATGGAAGACCTGAGAAATTACCAGATGTTTGTTATTCATGGTGGGTATTATCATCACTAACTATTCTAGGAAGGCTTTGTTGGATAAATGCatcttcattgaaaaattttattctggCTTGTCAAGATACTGAAACTGGAGGATTTGCAGATAGACCTGGGGATGTTCCAGATCCTTTCCATACAATATTTGGATTAGCTGCATTATCACTTTTAGGACATGATTCTGTGAAACAAGTTAATCCTACTTATTGTATGCCACAAGAAGTTATTGATAGATTACAGTTGAAACCTCAAAAATTATGA
- the LOC130899409 gene encoding cysteine protease ATG4A-like yields the protein MIILQCFNFQITFYSYWIYSKLQKMSPDDSKTYRTLGRKLSNFFTKKQSFKKKFKAACLEATLEPNDIPKTTEPVWILGKRYSAVQDINKIRQDIVSKIWITYRKNFIPIGGNEGLTSDKGWGCMLRCGQMVLAQALVSLHLGRDWLWDPQCKDNTYLRILKKFQERRQAPYSIHQIALMGASLGKQVGQWFGPNTVAQVLKKLVKYDDWSRLAIHVALDNTVVISDIKELCLSKTKLDGTNLTNSEWKPLLLIVPLRLGLTEINPLYISGIQKCFQFKQSLGVIGGKPNVALYFIGCVGKEVIYLDPHHTQKTCFVENKETEEQIEADTTYHCKYASRINIVKMDPSIAMCFFCKTESDFNDFCLKVETDLLNPQTEPMFEISYNKPTEWSPVLENAVDAGAASFADFQEPTDRFFDSDHEFEIL from the exons ATGATAATTTTGcaatgttttaattttcaaataacattttattcttACTGGATTTATTCTAAACTACAAAAAATGAGTCCTGATGATAGTAAAACATATAGAACATTGGGACGGAAActtagtaatttttttacaaagaaacaatcatttaagaaaaaattcaaagcaG CTTGTTTGGAAGCAACTTTGGAACCAAATGATATTCCTAAAACTACAGAGCCAGTTTGGATCTTAGGAAAGAGATATAGCGCAGTCCAAG atataaataaaataagacaagacatagtttcaaaaatatggataacatacaggaaaaattttataccaatAGGTGGAAATGAAGGTCTTACATCAGATAAAGGATGGGGTTGTATGTTAAGATGTGGTCAGATGGTTCTGGCACAAGCTCTGGTATCTCTACATTTGGGAAGAGACTGGTTGTGGGATCCACAATGCAAAGATAATACCTAtttgagaatattaaaaaaattccaagAAAGAAGACAAGCCCCCTATTCTATTCACCAAATAGCCTTAATGGGAGCCTCCCTTGGAAAACAAGTTGGACAGTGGTTTGGGCCCAATACTGTTGCACAAGTTCTCAA GAAATTGGTGAAGTATGATGATTGGAGTAGATTAGCAATCCATGTAGCTCTAGACAATACTGTAGTGATATCAGATATAA AGGAATTAtgcttatcaaaaacaaaacttgatggtacaaatttaacaaattctgaGTGGAAACCTTTATTACTTATAGTGCCTTTACGGTTAGGACTTACTGAAATCAATCCTTTATACATTAGTGGAATACAG aaatgtttccAGTTTAAACAAAGTCTGGGCGTGATTGGCGGTAAGCCAAACGTTGCTCTATATTTCATAGGTTGTGTGGGCAAAGAAGTAATATATTTAGATCCTCATCATACCCAAAAAACTTGCTTTGTAGAAAACAAGGAAACAGAGGAACAAATAGAAGCAGACACAACTTATCATTGTAAATATGCATCTAGAATAAATATAGTCAAAATGGATCCATCAATAGCTATG tgcTTCTTTTGTAAAACGGAATCGGATTTCAACGATTTTTGTCTAAAAGTAGAAACAGATTTATTAAATCCACAAACAGAACCAATGTTTGAAATTAGTTACAATAAGCCAACAGAATGGTCTCCTGTATTAGAAAACGCCGTGGACGCTGGAGCTGCCTCTTTTGCAG attttcaaGAACCCACCGACAGATTTTTTGATTCCGACCACGAGTTTGAGATTCTTTAA
- the LOC130899403 gene encoding protein phosphatase 1L, producing MEDEIDDKIFYQTYVSHMKIMSRIAWSIPLKLSHITFTSHIWKLLKIYVMKPEFIIFGALVLFVLIYIQAVDEWSRNLLGRFQSNIGRSATRSKIERLNFFSNTDVEKSSWQMKVGAVAAYAVQGRRPKMEDRFVINDNINNTGVALFAVFDGHGGEFAANYAKEKLTQNLLDKVIEIKDIISGQPIKKESKEIEEEEKMDPEKPITPIQRRKSFRRISSTTDECKGVKEITDVQLLSKIDSIQPISKSSKPLKTTPSFKKVPVTNYFDKFGTVNYEKLLTDEVLAADETLVEIAKKSFDVAGTTALIAILEGTRLIVANVGDSRGVMCDAKGNAIPLSFDHKPQQMRERKRIKAAGGFVTFNGVWRVAGILATSRALGDYPLKDKKLVIADPDILTFDLKDHKPSFIVLASDGLWDTFTNEEAINFVKERLNEPDYGAKSLTLQSYYRGSLDNITVVIINFKDNIFSKYTATA from the coding sequence ATGGAAGACGAAATagatgacaaaatattttaccaaacaTATGTTTCCCACATGAAAATAATGTCTCGAATAGCATGGAGTATCCCTTTAAAATTATCTCATATCACATTCACATCCCACATttggaaattgttgaaaatatatgtaatgAAACCGGAATTCATCATTTTTGGAGCTTTGGTGTTATTTGTGTTAATTTATATCCAAGCTGTAGATGAATGGAGTCGTAATTTATTAGGTAGATTCCAGTCTAATATTGGAAGATCAGCAACCAGATCCAAAATTGAACGGCTCAATTTCTTCAGCAACACAGATGTGGAAAAGTCCAGCTGGCAAATGAAAGTAGGTGCAGTTGCTGCTTATGCTGTACAGGGAAGGAGACCAAAAATGGAAGATAGGTttgttataaatgataatataaataatacaggGGTTGCTTTATTTGCTGTATTTGATGGTCATGGGGGAGAATTTGCTGCTAACTATGCCAAAGAAAAACTTACTCAAAATTTACTTGACaaagttattgaaataaaagatataatatcAGGTCAGCCAATAAAAAAGGAATCAAAAGAAATTGAGGAAGAAGAGAAAATGGATCCTGAAAAACCTATCACTCCTATCCAACGTAGAAAAAGTTTTCGCAGAATCAGTTCAACTACTGATGAATGTAAAGGAGTCAAGGAAATAACTGATGTTCAGCTACTATCAAAAATAGATAGTATTCAGCCAATTAGTAAAAGCTCAAAACCGTTGAAAACAACCCCCAGCTTCAAAAAAGTTCCTgttaccaattattttgataaatttggtACTGTGAATTATGAAAAGTTATTAACTGATGAAGTTTTAGCAGCAGATGAAACTTTAgtagaaattgcaaaaaaaagttttgatgtTGCAGGAACCACAGCTTTAATAGCTATTCTTGAAGGGACTAGACTAATTGTAGCAAATGTTGGGGACTCGAGAGGAGTAATGTGTGATGCAAAAGGCAATGCTATTCCATTATCATTTGATCACAAACCTCAGCAGATGAGAGAACGTAAAAGAATCAAAGCTGCTGGGGGTTTTGTTACCTTCAATGGAGTTTGGCGAGTAGCTGGAATATTAGCTACCAGTAGAGCTCTAGGAGATTATCcactaaaagataaaaaattggttattgCCGATCCAGATATTCtaacttttgatttgaaagaTCACAAGCCCTCTTTTATAGTATTGGCATCTGATGGATTATGGGACACATTTACAAATGAAGAAGCGATCAATTTTGTTAAAGAAAGATTAAATGAACCTGATTATGGTGCTAAAAGTTTAACTTTACAATCATACTATAGGGGCTCATTAGATAACATAACTGTCGTAATCATCAATTtcaaagataatatttttagcAAGTATACAGCTACAGCATGA